From Novipirellula artificiosorum, the proteins below share one genomic window:
- the ispF gene encoding 2-C-methyl-D-erythritol 2,4-cyclodiphosphate synthase, producing the protein MNAPIPPVRIGLGYDSHRLGNGGPLRIGGIDVPAEVHAIGHSDADVLLHAITDALLGTVCEADIGRLFPDDADENRDRESRDFVHEAIRRVRHHSMDLVNVDCVILAERPRMAPHIDAMRQSIAEMLDITIDRVSVKAKTGEGLGAIGNEAAIATHVVVLVHALSSSLENMK; encoded by the coding sequence ATGAACGCACCGATTCCCCCTGTCCGTATCGGACTTGGCTATGATTCCCACCGACTCGGCAACGGAGGCCCGTTGCGGATTGGCGGGATCGATGTTCCGGCCGAAGTGCACGCGATCGGACACAGTGACGCCGATGTGCTGTTGCATGCGATCACCGACGCGCTGTTGGGCACCGTTTGCGAGGCAGACATCGGGCGTCTGTTCCCCGATGATGCCGACGAAAACCGGGATCGGGAAAGTCGCGATTTTGTTCACGAGGCGATCCGTCGCGTTCGTCACCATTCGATGGATCTTGTCAACGTTGACTGCGTGATTTTGGCGGAACGTCCTCGAATGGCACCTCATATCGACGCAATGCGTCAGTCGATTGCTGAAATGCTCGATATCACGATCGATCGAGTTAGCGTCAAAGCAAAAACGGGGGAAGGGCTTGGCGCGATTGGCAACGAAGCGGCGATTGCCACACATGTGGTGGTCTTGGTCCATGCCCTTTCCTCGTCGTTGGAAAACATGAAGTAG
- the ruvC gene encoding crossover junction endodeoxyribonuclease RuvC, with amino-acid sequence MSAIRILGIDPGLNTTGYGVIEIQGPLIKLCEAGIVRSRAKQSIEKRLLEIHSGVKEVIAAFEPQRMALEQLFSHYSRPRTAILMGHARGVICLAAGEAGIPVAHYEPTRVKKVLTGNGHAPKHQMQQAVKLQLSLATFPEPADVADALAIALCSHHIGDNTPLEELLENR; translated from the coding sequence GTGAGTGCGATCCGCATTCTCGGGATCGACCCTGGATTGAACACAACCGGATATGGCGTGATCGAGATCCAGGGGCCGCTGATCAAACTGTGCGAAGCGGGAATCGTCCGCAGTCGGGCAAAGCAATCGATCGAGAAGCGGTTGTTGGAGATTCATAGCGGCGTCAAGGAAGTGATCGCTGCATTTGAACCCCAACGAATGGCTCTGGAACAGTTATTTTCCCACTATTCGCGGCCACGAACCGCGATTTTGATGGGGCATGCCCGCGGCGTGATCTGTTTGGCCGCAGGTGAGGCGGGGATTCCCGTCGCTCATTACGAACCGACGCGTGTTAAAAAGGTGCTGACCGGAAATGGTCACGCACCGAAGCACCAGATGCAACAAGCTGTAAAACTGCAGCTTTCACTCGCCACGTTTCCTGAGCCCGCGGACGTGGCCGATGCCTTGGCGATTGCGTTGTGCAGCCACCACATCGGTGACAACACACCCCTCGAAGAACTTTTAGAAAACCGTTAG
- a CDS encoding ribonuclease D → MHYDSITNRSDLDQLCEQIAASSIVGFDTEFVSEDSYRPELCLVQVALPGRLAIIDPYRVDSTEPFWDVLSQPGRIVIAHAAREEIRFCYRFSGKPIAGLFDTQLAAGFVGMEYPASLATLVQRLAGRSLPKGETRTNWRHRPLSKDQLTYAAHDVVDLETMYNKLAAMVNTLQRETWVEEETANLQQKVIDAETRENWRRVSGSAGLNARQLEIVRQLWLWREGRARETDRIPRRVMRDDLMIELAKRGSPNIEKIRGIRGLERRGYSGHYEAIAQAIQVALETPEDQLPRRARGNRKSVSPMLSQFLSTSIACISRQHKLAPPIVGNADDVRELLGYELESRKSDSLPALLEGWRGDIVGKPFRKLLSGELAIRVADVEETQPLEFIEVD, encoded by the coding sequence TTGCATTACGACTCCATTACCAACCGAAGCGACCTCGATCAGCTCTGTGAGCAGATTGCCGCAAGTTCGATTGTCGGGTTTGATACCGAGTTTGTCTCGGAGGACAGTTATCGGCCCGAGTTATGCCTCGTTCAAGTGGCGTTGCCCGGCCGTTTGGCGATCATCGACCCCTACCGAGTCGATTCGACGGAACCTTTTTGGGACGTCCTCTCTCAACCGGGACGAATCGTCATCGCGCACGCGGCACGCGAAGAAATTCGATTTTGTTATCGTTTTTCGGGAAAGCCGATCGCCGGGCTGTTCGATACCCAACTTGCCGCAGGCTTTGTTGGTATGGAATACCCCGCTTCGCTAGCGACGTTGGTCCAACGTTTGGCGGGCCGTTCATTGCCCAAGGGCGAAACGCGAACAAATTGGCGTCATCGCCCCCTGTCAAAGGACCAATTGACGTATGCTGCCCACGACGTCGTCGATCTGGAGACGATGTACAACAAGCTTGCCGCGATGGTGAACACGTTACAGCGAGAAACTTGGGTCGAAGAAGAAACCGCGAACCTTCAACAGAAGGTCATCGATGCCGAGACCCGCGAAAATTGGCGACGCGTCAGCGGCTCCGCGGGCCTCAATGCTCGTCAATTGGAGATCGTTCGTCAATTGTGGCTATGGCGTGAGGGCCGTGCTCGCGAAACCGATCGAATTCCAAGGCGGGTCATGCGTGACGATTTGATGATTGAACTGGCGAAACGCGGCTCACCCAACATCGAGAAGATTCGAGGGATTCGAGGGCTGGAACGCCGCGGCTATTCGGGCCATTACGAGGCGATTGCCCAAGCGATCCAGGTGGCATTGGAAACACCGGAAGATCAACTTCCACGGCGAGCGCGGGGAAACCGCAAGTCGGTGTCACCCATGCTGAGCCAGTTTTTGTCGACCTCCATCGCCTGCATTAGCCGCCAACACAAACTCGCCCCACCGATCGTCGGCAACGCAGATGATGTCCGCGAACTGCTCGGCTATGAGCTCGAAAGTCGCAAATCAGATTCACTGCCGGCGCTGCTCGAAGGTTGGCGAGGCGATATTGTTGGCAAGCCCTTCCGAAAATTGTTGTCCGGCGAGCTAGCAATTCGAGTGGCTGATGTCGAGGAGACCCAACCACTCGAATTCATTGAGGTGGACTGA
- a CDS encoding Gfo/Idh/MocA family oxidoreductase has protein sequence MTDKIHRRDFQVKAASTFVLSAATAAASARAAGANERIRLGFIGVANRGSQLMKAFAEHSDCQIVALCDVDSQTLTKAATNVAQTTFQTDDFRNLIDREDVDAIVIATPDHWHAIQAISACAASKDVYVEKPLSATIHEGRAMVDAARKYKRVVQVGTHRRSSPLYAELSERVREGLLGKVCVSRAYRLSNMAPSGIGKEPTSSPPEHLNWDMWLGPRAKRPYQANIAPYKFRWWQDYSSQMGCKDGILRRR, from the coding sequence ATGACTGACAAGATCCATCGCCGTGATTTTCAGGTAAAAGCGGCTTCTACCTTCGTGCTTTCCGCCGCAACCGCCGCGGCTTCGGCCCGCGCCGCCGGTGCCAACGAGCGCATCCGTCTCGGGTTCATCGGCGTTGCCAATCGTGGATCGCAATTGATGAAGGCCTTTGCAGAGCATTCGGATTGCCAAATCGTTGCACTTTGCGACGTCGATTCACAAACGCTCACGAAGGCGGCCACAAACGTTGCCCAGACGACCTTTCAGACTGACGACTTTCGTAACCTGATTGACCGAGAAGACGTGGACGCCATCGTGATCGCGACTCCCGATCATTGGCACGCGATTCAAGCCATCTCGGCCTGTGCGGCGAGCAAAGACGTTTACGTGGAAAAGCCACTCTCCGCAACGATCCACGAAGGCCGTGCCATGGTCGATGCGGCCCGCAAGTACAAACGCGTGGTACAGGTAGGGACACACCGTCGAAGCAGTCCTTTGTATGCGGAACTGTCCGAGCGAGTACGAGAGGGGCTGCTGGGGAAGGTCTGCGTGTCGCGTGCTTATCGGCTCAGCAATATGGCACCTTCGGGGATCGGCAAGGAACCCACTTCTTCCCCACCCGAGCATTTGAACTGGGACATGTGGTTGGGACCTCGTGCCAAAAGGCCCTATCAAGCCAACATTGCACCTTACAAATTTCGTTGGTGGCAAGACTACAGCTCTCAGATGGGATGCAAAGACGGAATACTTCGTCGGAGATGA
- a CDS encoding ThuA domain-containing protein yields MQRFLPFLLLALPLSILVAGESDSKTKKILMLAGRPSHGYGAHEHYAGLKILEETITEATDGCEVTVVRGWPSDPALIDQADSIVIYCDGGGRHLAIPHLAELREKLKQGCGLVCLHYAVEMVPGEAGDAWVELLGGHFEIHYSVNPHWVAPFAKLPDHPITHGVEPFSANDEWYFHLRFNQDGNVFPVLAAVAPEDTMRRKDGAHSGNPTVRKSVAAGDPQTLAWAYSRPDGGRSFGFTGGHFHWNWGSQSYRRLVSNAIRWTAGDEVEPEGSSLDAFPSEQLLENQDFEPPKTFDFEATKQQYHLSIVDPHAWGPFFQSIAALTRKP; encoded by the coding sequence GTGCAACGATTTCTGCCCTTTCTGCTGCTCGCTCTGCCACTTTCGATCTTGGTGGCTGGCGAATCCGATTCGAAGACCAAGAAGATCTTGATGCTTGCTGGCCGTCCCTCGCACGGTTACGGAGCTCACGAGCACTATGCTGGTCTAAAGATCTTGGAAGAAACCATCACCGAGGCAACCGATGGGTGCGAAGTGACCGTGGTTCGTGGGTGGCCGAGCGATCCCGCGTTGATCGACCAAGCGGATTCGATCGTAATTTATTGTGATGGAGGCGGACGCCATTTGGCAATCCCACACCTCGCCGAGCTTCGTGAAAAGCTCAAGCAAGGCTGCGGCTTGGTTTGTTTGCACTATGCCGTCGAGATGGTGCCGGGCGAAGCAGGCGATGCTTGGGTCGAATTGTTGGGAGGGCACTTTGAAATCCACTACAGCGTCAACCCTCACTGGGTCGCCCCGTTCGCAAAACTTCCCGACCACCCGATCACGCACGGCGTCGAACCGTTTTCCGCAAACGACGAGTGGTATTTCCATTTGCGTTTCAATCAAGATGGAAACGTTTTCCCGGTCCTCGCCGCCGTAGCGCCCGAGGACACCATGCGTCGAAAAGACGGCGCCCACAGTGGGAATCCAACGGTCCGCAAAAGCGTGGCTGCGGGCGATCCCCAAACGCTGGCTTGGGCTTACTCGCGGCCCGACGGTGGCCGCTCGTTTGGATTTACCGGTGGTCATTTTCATTGGAATTGGGGCAGCCAGAGTTATCGTCGACTGGTCAGTAACGCCATTCGTTGGACCGCAGGCGATGAGGTGGAACCCGAGGGATCATCGCTGGATGCATTCCCGTCGGAGCAATTGCTGGAAAACCAAGACTTCGAGCCGCCGAAGACATTTGATTTTGAAGCGACAAAACAGCAGTACCACCTCTCGATCGTTGACCCGCACGCTTGGGGGCCGTTCTTCCAGTCGATCGCTGCCTTGACGAGGAAGCCTTAA
- a CDS encoding TlpA family protein disulfide reductase → MFCVTCPPPTHWIHRAVRRKTSLVWLMLCVLVAGCGGSRDESAPTGATSDAQSDLGPTTPPTNPAAQSLTSEAVSEADATTQAGVAVNRADRSATPPADSALETPFSIANEQQAASAADPGERPLRPDLTPQQLLKYLADADGDMQLIASGRAGITDQQEALAKMRRIVRLKLEASRRLRDHSDSDPSTRDEGTRGELQSLSHLAGLGDLQAAIELEKLAETNLKSDDARLVADSRMVLIGFAIESLQNGEATAPQRIATLVNDLASSGSPPDVSAMMVMGQARQVLAQYGHREEAKQIRDAIIRLYGDASDPQIAKMAAQLAGNVEYDQIDRLLQQAIEGEVVDPETWSAAVQKLVIESADLQTVQYLAGAALQFEGLEQESLAAATYQKLAENFTDGDSATGREANLAIEAKRAREAVIGTSFATDAPSVDGSKLSVDDHRGKLVLMPFWAIGFPESLQLIPSLQAIADESPDQIAIVGVNLDRAEAPVSEFVEQNQLEFPSFRVESSATAEVANPLAAEFGMVSAPFIVVLDEEGTVASIDYTLDQVKKTILELRQ, encoded by the coding sequence ATGTTTTGTGTCACCTGTCCTCCGCCAACGCATTGGATTCACCGAGCGGTTCGCCGAAAAACGTCTTTGGTTTGGTTGATGTTGTGTGTGCTGGTGGCCGGCTGCGGCGGCAGCAGAGACGAATCGGCTCCAACCGGAGCGACATCCGATGCCCAATCCGATCTCGGTCCGACCACCCCGCCGACCAATCCCGCGGCGCAATCGCTGACATCCGAAGCGGTCTCCGAGGCTGATGCGACGACTCAAGCTGGCGTGGCGGTAAATCGGGCTGACAGATCGGCGACGCCTCCGGCAGATTCCGCGTTGGAAACGCCGTTTTCGATCGCCAACGAGCAACAGGCTGCCTCCGCTGCGGACCCTGGCGAGCGACCGCTCCGTCCCGATCTCACGCCGCAACAGCTGCTGAAATACCTAGCCGACGCGGATGGTGACATGCAATTGATTGCCAGCGGGCGTGCGGGAATCACCGATCAACAAGAAGCGCTTGCAAAAATGCGCCGGATCGTTCGCTTGAAACTCGAAGCCTCTCGCCGCCTTCGTGACCATTCCGACTCGGACCCCAGCACTCGCGACGAAGGGACCCGCGGCGAACTGCAATCGCTGTCCCATCTTGCGGGACTCGGTGACTTGCAAGCGGCCATTGAACTCGAAAAGTTGGCGGAAACGAACCTAAAATCCGACGACGCGCGTTTGGTCGCCGACAGCCGTATGGTGCTGATTGGGTTTGCCATCGAATCGCTTCAGAATGGCGAAGCAACCGCTCCGCAGCGGATTGCCACTTTGGTGAACGATCTCGCAAGCTCCGGATCTCCTCCGGATGTCTCCGCGATGATGGTGATGGGCCAAGCTCGCCAGGTTTTGGCCCAGTACGGACATCGTGAGGAAGCGAAACAGATTCGTGACGCGATTATTCGACTCTACGGTGATGCCTCGGATCCTCAGATTGCGAAAATGGCGGCACAACTGGCTGGCAACGTCGAGTACGACCAAATCGATCGACTCCTGCAACAAGCCATTGAGGGTGAAGTCGTTGATCCGGAAACTTGGTCGGCTGCGGTACAAAAACTGGTCATCGAGTCGGCGGACTTGCAGACGGTCCAGTACTTGGCGGGTGCGGCATTGCAATTTGAAGGACTCGAGCAAGAGTCGCTTGCGGCGGCAACCTACCAGAAGTTGGCAGAAAACTTCACCGACGGGGACTCGGCAACCGGACGAGAAGCCAATCTGGCGATCGAGGCCAAGCGAGCCCGCGAGGCCGTGATTGGGACTTCGTTTGCAACCGATGCTCCCTCGGTCGACGGATCCAAATTGTCCGTCGACGATCACCGAGGCAAGTTGGTCTTGATGCCATTTTGGGCCATCGGATTTCCAGAATCATTACAGCTGATTCCGTCGCTGCAAGCGATCGCAGACGAATCCCCCGATCAAATTGCGATCGTGGGTGTGAATTTGGACCGAGCCGAGGCTCCCGTGTCGGAATTTGTGGAGCAGAACCAGCTTGAATTTCCATCGTTTCGCGTCGAGTCTTCCGCCACCGCAGAAGTCGCCAATCCGCTGGCGGCGGAATTTGGCATGGTTTCGGCACCTTTCATCGTGGTGCTCGACGAAGAGGGAACCGTTGCCTCAATCGACTACACACTTGACCAAGTTAAAAAAACGATCTTAGAACTGCGGCAATAG
- a CDS encoding ABC transporter ATP-binding protein: protein MSIIEVRQLTKSYRVYKKREGLRESMRGLFRREYNEVEAVRGIDLDVEQGEFVAFLGPNGAGKTTTLKLLSGVINPTSGTATVMGFVPWHRKNEYRRRFALVMGQKNQLWWDLPAQESYRLHQQIYGLDHDQFDATLAELTDLLDVTRLLSQPVRELSLGERMKMELIAAMLHSPEVLFLDEPTIGLDVIAQHNIQKFLRYYQEKRKITILLTSHYMKDVAALCKRVVIVAGGRIEYDGSLAGIIDKFSGSKIITLQFANAHRPSLAAYGEVLDENWPKVRVRVNRADVPGVLAETLRDNPIEDVAVEDPPLEEVIADLFRESSEREGTE, encoded by the coding sequence ATGTCTATCATCGAAGTCCGCCAATTGACCAAGTCCTACCGCGTTTACAAAAAGCGAGAGGGGCTTCGAGAGAGTATGCGCGGACTTTTTCGCCGTGAATACAACGAGGTCGAGGCGGTGCGGGGCATCGATTTAGACGTTGAGCAGGGCGAATTTGTGGCTTTTTTGGGGCCCAATGGAGCCGGCAAGACGACGACGCTGAAATTGCTCAGCGGGGTGATCAACCCCACAAGCGGGACTGCGACGGTGATGGGCTTTGTGCCATGGCATCGCAAAAACGAATACCGCCGTCGGTTCGCCTTAGTGATGGGCCAAAAAAACCAGCTTTGGTGGGACCTCCCTGCACAAGAATCCTACCGCTTGCATCAACAAATCTACGGCCTCGATCATGACCAGTTCGACGCGACGTTGGCGGAACTGACCGATCTGTTGGATGTGACCCGACTGCTCAGCCAACCGGTCCGCGAGCTGTCACTCGGCGAACGGATGAAGATGGAATTGATTGCTGCCATGCTTCACAGCCCCGAAGTCCTGTTCTTGGACGAACCAACGATCGGGCTGGACGTGATCGCTCAGCACAACATCCAGAAGTTTCTACGTTACTATCAGGAGAAACGCAAAATCACGATTCTGTTGACCAGCCACTACATGAAAGACGTTGCAGCTCTGTGTAAACGTGTCGTGATTGTTGCAGGCGGCCGCATCGAATACGACGGATCCTTGGCGGGAATCATCGACAAGTTTTCGGGATCCAAAATTATCACGCTACAATTCGCCAATGCGCATCGCCCCTCGCTGGCTGCGTATGGTGAAGTGCTCGATGAAAATTGGCCCAAAGTCCGCGTCCGAGTGAACCGCGCTGACGTTCCCGGAGTTTTGGCGGAAACACTTCGCGACAATCCCATCGAGGATGTCGCGGTAGAAGATCCCCCGCTGGAAGAAGTCATCGCCGACCTGTTCCGCGAATCAAGCGAGCGGGAGGGAACAGAGTAG
- a CDS encoding COG1361 family protein: MMRRNRKMLLASTLVAIPFALLMSTLSTGQVSSDPRATGTTSTVQHAVGQQPVNSSRGDEATIQQVVGKQFDSRSTRSSGTLMQAFGFGEPKQTEPRAASQPQPHQHDNSGGLFGVLFNRSKKSESSTSSNSNEIRFGSSASSSSQSGSVDWSGIPYHSAHNSSTTQPRTPIQDPGSASRQTRIIRGRVPQPLSLDEVASNGASTSTSRIPTPPSIARSDSPVAVPRSTGSSSPLTVPVPTVAQRQSRPSLSSETSSRRSGRRSLEALDLSEVASTKSPTSTRRVAESAAPTELVPKVARRVISTPVDAETVAEATQKKLVLEPKPAPEQVASAASPETAKASISATAPADRAAPKTAALATPTTTSTLSGSGSTSVASNRRGAGAGSSADSVASKPSVPVTPVPTPTPTPTPSAELAHSSTPKSGLSSSPNYQTPDMKSQPIEMPALPNAANTLTPSQTVSHRAGPPPAAFGPGEFVPANRPNIVDSQSSLPVGSGLAASKVSADAATQPYTQQYVAQPVATPVPALNTPSGIGSNRGKMATFGQPVSPQTVPAKPAAHPMTRSVDGTVAADVELHDTRGLATDNFQQPNLSNDMRNGAGGRELMPGHNAVASELPGIRVVTHGPGEIMIRQNRQYEIRVENRGSIDANGLLVRALIPDWAEVQGHNASQGAIENQAQDAGERLVWRIDSLPAGSVERMFVQLRAQRSGTYDLDVDWTLVPQHSIATVKVHEPRLDLTIDGPEEVVYGQSQAYTVRVLNPGDGTAPNVVFTLSPNSATPQTQRIGDIPAGKEAQFEVELTAQDLVDLKIHGLASGDLELRAEAEKTIRVSAAKLEAILTGPELRYQNTESLYNLQVQNTGSATSENIAATLRLPKGVKYLGGIDEATAEAGSLNWTIKALAPEASRNYQFRCNMNATGDQKFVFECEGTAAGRTGVALATRVDSIADLVLTINDPPAPAPIGTDVTYEIVVRNRGSKEANEVRAIAQFSHGIEPNRIEGQSGELLTGQVLFDPIPAIAAGQEVRLRVVAKADRAGHHRFRTEIRSGDTVLVAEEATHYMSPQSDRVSRHSSDVEAR, from the coding sequence ATGATGCGACGTAACCGCAAAATGCTTTTGGCTTCGACCTTGGTCGCGATTCCATTTGCTTTATTGATGTCGACCCTTTCGACGGGCCAAGTGTCGTCGGATCCGAGGGCGACGGGGACGACGTCCACCGTCCAGCACGCAGTGGGTCAGCAGCCGGTTAACTCTTCGCGTGGCGATGAAGCGACCATCCAACAGGTGGTCGGTAAGCAATTCGACTCGAGAAGCACTCGAAGCTCTGGCACGCTAATGCAAGCGTTCGGATTTGGCGAGCCCAAACAGACCGAGCCTCGAGCGGCATCTCAGCCGCAACCCCATCAACATGACAACAGCGGCGGATTGTTCGGCGTGTTGTTCAATCGTTCGAAAAAATCGGAATCGAGCACATCAAGCAATAGCAACGAGATCCGCTTTGGCAGTTCGGCTTCCAGTTCGTCGCAGAGTGGATCGGTCGATTGGAGCGGAATTCCCTATCATTCGGCCCACAATTCGTCAACGACCCAGCCACGTACGCCCATTCAAGACCCTGGTTCCGCGTCGCGTCAAACCCGAATCATTCGCGGCCGAGTTCCGCAGCCCTTGTCACTCGATGAAGTTGCTAGCAACGGTGCGTCGACATCAACATCGCGAATCCCAACTCCGCCGTCGATCGCTCGCAGCGATTCCCCCGTCGCGGTTCCAAGGTCAACCGGATCGAGTTCGCCATTGACGGTCCCGGTCCCGACCGTCGCTCAGCGACAGTCGCGTCCGAGTTTGTCCAGCGAAACGAGTAGCCGTCGCAGCGGGCGTCGCTCGCTCGAAGCACTCGATCTATCGGAAGTTGCTTCGACAAAGTCGCCAACCAGCACTCGACGTGTGGCTGAATCCGCGGCACCGACGGAACTGGTTCCCAAGGTGGCTCGTCGTGTGATCAGCACTCCGGTTGACGCCGAAACGGTAGCCGAAGCAACGCAGAAGAAACTCGTTTTGGAACCAAAACCGGCGCCGGAGCAGGTGGCTTCCGCCGCGAGCCCCGAGACCGCCAAGGCTTCGATTTCCGCGACGGCACCGGCCGACCGTGCCGCGCCGAAGACGGCGGCGCTAGCAACCCCGACAACGACCAGCACGCTCAGCGGTTCCGGTTCGACCTCGGTCGCAAGCAATCGCCGTGGAGCGGGTGCAGGATCCAGTGCCGATTCCGTCGCGTCCAAGCCTAGCGTTCCCGTTACACCGGTGCCGACCCCGACCCCGACCCCAACGCCATCGGCAGAGCTCGCTCATTCGAGTACTCCCAAATCTGGTTTGAGTTCATCGCCGAACTACCAGACACCGGACATGAAGAGCCAACCGATCGAGATGCCTGCACTGCCAAACGCGGCCAACACCCTTACGCCATCGCAGACGGTTTCACACCGCGCGGGGCCACCGCCAGCAGCCTTCGGCCCAGGCGAATTTGTGCCTGCGAATCGCCCTAACATCGTCGACTCGCAATCGTCGTTGCCAGTGGGTTCAGGATTGGCTGCTTCAAAAGTGAGTGCCGACGCTGCCACTCAGCCTTACACGCAGCAATACGTCGCTCAGCCAGTTGCCACTCCCGTTCCAGCGTTGAACACCCCGAGCGGGATCGGATCGAATCGTGGAAAAATGGCAACGTTTGGCCAACCCGTATCCCCTCAAACGGTACCGGCGAAGCCTGCCGCACATCCGATGACACGATCGGTTGACGGCACCGTGGCTGCGGACGTGGAACTGCATGACACGCGTGGTTTGGCCACGGATAACTTCCAACAACCCAACCTGTCCAATGACATGCGAAACGGGGCCGGTGGTCGAGAATTGATGCCAGGTCACAACGCGGTGGCTTCGGAATTACCGGGCATCCGTGTGGTCACGCATGGGCCAGGCGAAATCATGATTCGCCAGAATCGCCAATACGAGATTCGCGTTGAAAACCGTGGTTCCATCGATGCCAATGGGCTTTTGGTTCGTGCATTGATTCCCGATTGGGCAGAGGTGCAAGGACACAATGCTTCGCAAGGCGCCATTGAGAATCAAGCCCAAGACGCGGGGGAGCGGTTGGTCTGGAGGATCGATTCGTTGCCTGCCGGATCGGTTGAACGGATGTTTGTTCAACTCCGTGCCCAACGCAGTGGCACCTACGATTTGGATGTTGATTGGACCCTCGTGCCACAGCACTCGATCGCGACCGTCAAGGTGCACGAGCCACGATTGGATTTAACGATCGATGGTCCCGAAGAAGTTGTCTATGGTCAATCGCAGGCGTACACCGTCCGCGTCTTGAACCCAGGCGATGGAACGGCACCCAACGTCGTCTTTACCCTTTCGCCAAATTCGGCGACTCCACAGACGCAACGAATTGGCGACATCCCAGCGGGGAAAGAAGCCCAGTTTGAAGTGGAGCTCACTGCCCAGGATTTGGTCGATTTGAAAATTCACGGGCTCGCCTCGGGTGATCTTGAGCTGCGAGCCGAAGCCGAGAAGACGATTCGTGTTTCCGCGGCCAAGCTCGAAGCGATTCTGACTGGCCCCGAACTTCGGTATCAAAACACCGAATCCCTGTACAACTTGCAAGTCCAGAATACGGGATCGGCAACCAGCGAAAATATCGCGGCGACATTACGGCTTCCCAAGGGAGTCAAGTACCTGGGTGGTATCGACGAAGCAACGGCCGAAGCCGGTTCCTTGAACTGGACGATCAAAGCGTTGGCACCCGAAGCCAGCCGGAACTACCAATTCCGCTGTAACATGAATGCTACCGGTGACCAGAAGTTTGTGTTTGAATGCGAAGGTACCGCTGCCGGTCGAACCGGTGTTGCACTGGCAACGCGAGTCGATTCGATTGCAGACCTCGTGTTGACCATCAACGATCCGCCGGCCCCCGCACCGATTGGTACCGATGTGACTTATGAGATTGTCGTACGCAACCGAGGCAGCAAAGAAGCAAACGAGGTTCGCGCGATCGCTCAGTTCAGCCATGGCATCGAGCCGAATCGAATCGAAGGCCAAAGTGGTGAATTGTTGACCGGGCAGGTTTTGTTCGATCCGATCCCCGCGATCGCGGCAGGGCAAGAGGTTCGTTTGCGGGTCGTCGCGAAAGCGGATCGAGCGGGTCATCATCGCTTCCGCACGGAAATCCGCTCGGGTGACACCGTATTGGTTGCCGAAGAAGCGACTCACTACATGAGTCCTCAAAGCGACCGCGTGAGCCGCCACAGCAGCGATGTGGAAGCTCGCTAA
- a CDS encoding (5-formylfuran-3-yl)methyl phosphate synthase yields MSHLVTDLLVSVRDLREYAIAVAAGVTIIDFKEPDHGPLAAVDAAIWQQSASAAGRSPNAGDLSAKPPLMSAALGEAVDYVDTIDLLPRQFHFAKIGPSGIVCPEELKRIWLDARQRLSQSTGGGGAELVAVAYADHDAAGCLPPEAIFQLAADLGFHRCLIDTFHKDGASTLDHVSRARLGQLSKISRRASMRWMIAGSIRIEMVDSLETPTIEPDGYAVRGDVCEAGRTAGLSPSRLAAWVEKVASLRPVETRQ; encoded by the coding sequence ATGAGTCATCTTGTGACGGATCTGCTAGTCAGTGTTCGCGATTTGAGGGAGTATGCGATCGCAGTGGCGGCCGGTGTGACGATCATTGACTTCAAGGAACCGGATCATGGGCCGCTCGCGGCTGTGGACGCGGCGATCTGGCAACAGAGCGCCAGTGCAGCCGGCCGATCCCCTAACGCGGGGGATCTTTCCGCAAAGCCCCCTCTAATGTCGGCCGCCTTAGGCGAAGCGGTTGACTATGTTGACACGATTGATTTGCTGCCAAGACAGTTTCATTTCGCCAAAATCGGACCCAGTGGGATCGTATGCCCCGAGGAACTCAAGCGAATTTGGCTTGATGCGAGGCAGCGATTGTCCCAGTCAACTGGTGGTGGGGGGGCCGAATTGGTCGCGGTGGCCTATGCCGATCATGACGCAGCAGGCTGCTTGCCTCCCGAAGCGATTTTTCAGCTCGCGGCCGATTTAGGGTTTCATCGCTGCCTAATCGATACGTTTCACAAGGATGGCGCTTCGACCCTCGATCACGTTTCGCGAGCGCGACTGGGCCAGCTCAGCAAGATCTCGCGACGCGCATCGATGCGATGGATGATCGCTGGATCGATCCGAATCGAAATGGTGGATTCACTCGAAACGCCCACGATTGAGCCCGACGGGTACGCGGTTCGCGGCGATGTTTGCGAAGCGGGACGCACCGCTGGGTTGTCACCGTCGCGATTGGCTGCATGGGTCGAAAAAGTTGCCTCACTCCGCCCAGTCGAGACCCGTCAGTAG